The sequence below is a genomic window from Bradyrhizobium septentrionale.
GACGAACGGGCCTTTCCAGACTGAACGAACCATGTCCGGCGTTCCTTACTTCTTCCGCTTGTGGCGGCTGAGGAGAATGAATTTGTTGGTCGACTTGTTGGTGCGGGTCTTCTTGCCCTTGGTCGGCTTGCCCCACGGAGTAACCGGGTGGCGACCGCCCGAGGTACGACCTTCACCACCGCCGTGCGGATGGTCGATCGGGTTCATGACGACGCCGCGGTTATGCGGACGCCAGCCGAGCCAGCGGGTACGACCGGCCTTGCCGATCGAGATGTTCATGTGATCCGGGTTCGAGACCGCGCCGATCGTGCCGCGGCAACGGCCGTGCACGAGACGCTGCTCGCCCGAGTTCAGGCGGACGATCACGTAGTCCTGGTCGCGGCCGACGATCTGGGCGTAGGTGCCGGCGGAGCGCGCCAGCTGGCCGCCCTTGCCGATCTTCAGCTCGATGTTGTGCACGATCGTGCCGACCGGCATGTTGCCGAGCGGCATGACGTTACCCGGCTTGACGTCGACATAGTTGCCGGCGACGACGGTGTCGCCCGCCGCCAGACGCTGCGGCGCCAGGATGTAGGCCAGCTCACCGTCCTGATACTTGATCAGCGCGATGAAGGCGGTGCGGTTCGGATCGTACTCGAGCCGCTCCACGACCGCCGGCATGTCCACCTTGTCGCGGCGGAAGTCGACGGTGCGGTAGGCCTTCTTGTGGCCGCCGCCGCGGAAGCGCACGGTGATGCGGCCGGTGTTGTTGCGGCCGCCATTGCCGAGCTTGCCCTCGGTCAGTGCCTTCACCGGCTTGCCCTTGTAGAGCGCCGAACGATCGACCATGACCAGCTGGCGCTGGCCCGGCGTCGTAGGATTGTAGGTTTTCAATGCCATCGTCGTTGCGCCTTATAGTCCGGTAGTCACGTCGATGCGGTGGCCCTCTTCAAGGGTCACGATCGCGCGCTTGGAGTCCGACTGCGAGCCGAGATTGCCGCGGAACACCTTGGTCTTGCCCTTGCGGACGAGGGTGTTGACGCTCTTCACCTTGACGTCGAACAGCTTCTCGACCGCTTCCTTGATCTGCGGCTTGGTCGCCTTGCCGGCGACCTTGAACATCACCTTGTTGTGCTCGGAGGCGAGCGTCGCCTTTTCCGTCACGACAGGCGAGATGATGACGTCGTAGTGGCGCGGATCGATGTTCTTCATTTGAAGCGCGCCTCCAGCGCATC
It includes:
- the rplB gene encoding 50S ribosomal protein L2, encoding MALKTYNPTTPGQRQLVMVDRSALYKGKPVKALTEGKLGNGGRNNTGRITVRFRGGGHKKAYRTVDFRRDKVDMPAVVERLEYDPNRTAFIALIKYQDGELAYILAPQRLAAGDTVVAGNYVDVKPGNVMPLGNMPVGTIVHNIELKIGKGGQLARSAGTYAQIVGRDQDYVIVRLNSGEQRLVHGRCRGTIGAVSNPDHMNISIGKAGRTRWLGWRPHNRGVVMNPIDHPHGGGEGRTSGGRHPVTPWGKPTKGKKTRTNKSTNKFILLSRHKRKK
- a CDS encoding 50S ribosomal protein L23, which encodes MKNIDPRHYDVIISPVVTEKATLASEHNKVMFKVAGKATKPQIKEAVEKLFDVKVKSVNTLVRKGKTKVFRGNLGSQSDSKRAIVTLEEGHRIDVTTGL